In the Streptomyces coeruleoprunus genome, CGTCAGGCGTCAGGCGTCAGGCGTCAGGCGTCAGGCGTCAGGCGTCAGGCGTCAGGCGTCAGGCGTCAGGCGTCAGGCGTCAGGCGTCAGGCGTCAGGCGTCAGGCGTCAGGCGTCAGGCGTCAGCGTCAGCGTCAGCGTCAGCGTCAGCGTCAGCGTCAGCGTCAGCGTCAGCGTCAGCGTCAGCCGAGAACGACGACCTCGTCCGGAGTGAACGTCACCCCGACGGCGGCCCCCTCGGCCGGCGCGTCCCGCAGGGCGCACTCCGCCTCCAGGGGCGGGGCGGCCGGGTCGTCCGGGCGGAGCCGTACCGCCACGTGGTGGCCGCGGAAGGTGCGGCCCTCGACCGTGCAGCGCAGCCCGTCCGCCGGGTCGCCGAGCACCACGCCCGCGGGCCGCACCAGCAGCCGGGCGGGGCCCTGCACCGTGTCCGCGGGCAGCGGCACCTTGCCCCACACCGTGTCGGCGGCCTCGCCGGACACGGTCGCCGCGACCACGTTGTCGAAGCCCAGGAACCGGGCCACGAACTCGGACGCGGGCCGCTGCCACACCTCCAGCGGCGTGCCCGCCTGGGCGATGCGCCCCTCGTTCATCACGACCACCCGGTCGGCCAGCGCGAACGCCTCGCCCTGGTCGTGCGTGACCGCCAGCACCGTCGTACCGAGCCGCCCGAACAGCCCCCGCAGCTCCGTGACCAGCCGCTCGCGCAACCCCCGGTCCAGCTGCCCCAGCGGCTCGTCCAGCATCAGCAGCCGCGGCCGCGGCGCCAGCGCCCGGGCCAGCGCGACGCGCTGCTGCTCGCCGCCCGACAGCGCGGCGACCGCCCGCCGATCGGCGCCCGGCAGCCCGACGAGGTCGAGGAGTTCCGCCACCCGGGCGCCCCGCTCCGCCCGCGACACACCGTGCATGCGCAGCCCGAAGGCGACGTTGCCGGCCACGTCCCGCTGCGGGAACAGCTGGTGGTCCTGGAACATCAGGCCCACGCCCCGCCGGTGGACGGGCACGCCCGTCTGGTCGGCGCCGCCCAGCAGGACCCGGCCCGCGTCGGCCGGCTGGAGCCCGGCGACGACCCGCAACAGGGTCGACTTGCCGCTGCCGCTCGGCCCGAGGACGCACACGATCTCCTGGTCGGCGACCGTCAGGTCCACGCCGTCCAGCGCGGTCCGGGGACCGAAGCGCACCGTCACACCGTCGAGCTGAAGCATCGTCAGAACTCCCCCGTGCGGTCCGCGCGGCGGACGCGTTCGAGCAGCAGCAGCGCCACCGCGCACACCACCATCAGGATCGTGGACAGGGCCATCGCCTGCCCGTAGTTGAGGGCGCCGGGCCGGCCGAGCAGCCGCGCCACGGCCACCGGCAGCGTGGGCCGGTCGGCGCGGGCGATGAACACGGTCGCGCCGAACTCGCCGAGCGACACCGCGAACGCGAACCCGGCGGCGATCAGCAGCGCCCGCCGCACCATCGGCAGGTCGACCTCCCGCCACGCGCGCAGCGGCGACGCGCCGAGCACGGCCGCGGCCTCCCGCAGCCGCACGTCGACCGCTCGCAGCACCGGCAGCATCGTCCGTACGACGAACGGCACACCCACCAGCGCCTGCGCCAGCGGCACCAGGATCCACGCCGAGCGCAGATCCAGCGGCGGCTCGTCCAGCGCGATGAGGAACCCGAAGCCGACGGTGACCGCGGAGACCCCGAGCGGCAGCATCAGCAGCGCGTCGAAGCCCCGCACGAGCCGCCCGGCCCGCCGGGTCAGCGCGGCGGCGGCGAGCCCCCCGACGACCACGGCGATCGCGGTCGCGGCCAGCGCGTACTGAAGCGAGTTCGCCACGGCCTCCAGCGGCGGCACCAGGAACGTGCCGCCGCCCGCCTCGGCGGACTGCAGCGCCCGGTAGTAGCCGAGGCCCCCCGACTCGTCGAGCGACCGGGCGACCAGCACGCCGAGCGGCAGCAGGAGCAGCAGCGCCACGGAGGCGAGGACGCCGCCGAGGAGCGCCCACTGTCCGGCGCCGCGCGGCCGGTGCGCCGTGCGGGCCGGGTCGACGAGCCGGAGCGTGGCCTCCCGGCGCCGTACGGTCCAGGCGTGGACGGCCAGGATGCCGGCGACGGCGGCGAACTGCACCAGGGTGAGCACGGCGGCGGTCGGCAGGTCGAGCAGCTGCGCCGTCTGCCGGTAGATCTCCGCCTCCAGCGTGCGGTAGCCGGGCCCGCCCAGGATCACGACCACACCGAACGACGTGTACGTGAACAGGAACACCATCAGCGCGGCCGCGGCGACGGCCGGGGCGAGCGCGGGCAGGGTCACCCTCCGCCACGCGCCGAACCGCGACGCGCCGAGCACCCGGGCTGCCTCCTCCTGACGGGGGTCGAGCTGCGCCCACAGCCCGCCGACGGTCCGTACGACCACCGCGTAGTTGAAGAAGACATGGGCGAGGAGGATCGCCCACACCGTCGTGTCGAGCCGCACGCCCCACAGCCCGTCGAGGAGCCCGCCCCGCCCGAGGAGGGCGAGGAAGGCCGTGCCCACGACGACGGTCGGCAGCACGAACGGCACCGTGACCACGGCCCGCAGCAGCTGCTTGCCGGGGAACTCGAAGCGGGCGAAGACGTACGCGCCGGGCAGCGCCACGAGCAGGGTGAGCGCCGTGGAGGCGAGGGCCTGCCAGGTGGTGAACCACAGCACGTCGAGGATGTCCGGCCGGCTCAGCACCTCGCCGAGCCGGTCGAACCGCCACACGCCGTCCGCCGCCAGCCCGCGGCCGACGATCGCGGCCACGGGGTAGGCGAAGAACAGGGCGAAGAAGGCGGCCGGTACGAGCAGCAGTGCCCCCCGCACCAGGCCGCCCCGGGCGGCCCGGCCGCCTTCGCCGGGCCGTGTCCCTACTTCAGGACGAGCGAGGACCACGACTGGATCCACTGGTCACGGTTCTCGGCGATCTTCTCGGGCGCCATGGTCTGCGGCTTGTCGATCACCACGCCGTGCTGCGTGAACAGCTCGGGCAGCCGGGCGTCCTTGGCGACCGGGTGCACGAACATGTTCAGCGGCATGTCCTCCTGGAAGGTCTTGCCGATCAGGAAGTCGAGGAGGGCCTTGCCGCCGTCGGGGTTCTTGGCGCCCTTGAGGAGACCGGCGAACTCGATCTGGCGGAAGCACGTGCCGGTGGACACCCCGGTCGGGGCCGTCTTCGGCTGCGGCTCGCCGTAGAGCACCTCGGCGGGCGGGCTGGACGCGTACGACACGACGAGCGGCCGGTCGGCCTTGGCCTTCTTGCCGCCGGAGGAGCCGGAGAACTCCTGGTTGTAGGCGATCTCCCAGCTGTCGACGACCTTGACGCCGTTCGCCTTGAGCCGCTTCCAGTAGTCCTGCCAGCCCGTGTCCCCGTACGCGGCGGCCGTCCCGAGCAGGAAGCCCAGACCGGGCGAGGACCGCTCGGGGTTCTCGACCACGAGGAGGTCCCGGTACGCGGGCTTGGCCAGGTCCTCGAAGGTCTGCGGCGGCGCGAGCTTCTTGTCGGCGAAGTACTTCTTGTCGTAGTTGACGCAGATGTCGCCGAAGTCGACGGGCGTGACGCGGTGCTTGCCCTTGTCGAGCTGGAACGGCTCGCGCACCCGGTCGAGGCCCTTCGCCTCGTACGGCTCGAACAGGTCGTTGTCGAGGGCCCGCGACAGCAGGGTGTTGTCGACGCCGAAGAAGACGTCGCCCTGCGGGGCACCCTTGGTCAGCACGGCCTTGTTGACGGCCTCGCCGGCGTCGCCGCTCTTGAGGACCTTGACCGTGTAGCCGGTCTGCTTCGTGAACTCCTTCAGCACGGCGCCGGACGCGTTGAACGAGTCGTGGCTGACGAGCGTCACGGTCTTCGGCTTCGCGCCGCCGCTCCCGCCGCCGGAGTCGTCGCCGCAGGCCGTGAGCGTCGTGACGCCCAGCGCGGCGGCGACCGCCCCGACGGTGATCTTCTTGGTGGTGCTCACCTTGGTGGTGCTCACTGAGATTCCTCCTGGGTGTGACCAGGAAGAGACGCGGCCCTGCCCACCGCGGGCGCGGCGGGCAGGGCGCAACAGCTCGAGTAACGACCGAACTCCCTACCCAGAATGACCTGGGCGAGGTTCAGAGGGTCTGCGGTCTGACGGTCACCGCACTCTCAGCGCTGTGGCGCTCCCCTGTCGGAATATCCAGATGTTCGAGCTCAGACTACAACGGGGCGATTTTCGGTCACCGCTCGGAGGCGGCGAGCTGCCCGCAGGCGCCGTCGATCTCCTGACCGCGGGTGTCGCGGACGGTGACCGGCACGCCGTGCGCGGCGATCGCCTCGATGAACGCCTTCTCGTCCTCGGGCCGGGACGCCGTCCACTTCGAGCCGGGCGTCGGGTTCAGCGGGATCAGGTTGACGTGCACCCGCCTGCCCTTGAGGAGCCGGCCGAGGAGGTCGCCCCGCCACGCCTGGTCGTTGATGTCGCGGATCAGCGCGTACTCGATGGACACGCGGCGCCCGGACTTCTCCGCGTACTCCCACGCCGCGTCCAGGACCTCGCGGACCTTCCAGCGCGTGTTGACCGGTACCAGCGTGTCGCGCAGCTCGTCGTCCGGGGCGTGCAGCGACAGGGCCAGACGGCACTTGAAGCCCTCGTCGGCGAAGCGCAGCATCGCCGGGACCAGGCCGACCGTGGAGACCGTGATACCGCGCTGCGACAGGCCGAGGCCGTCCGGCTCCGGGTCGGTGAGGCGGCGGATCGCGCCGACGACCCGGTTGTAGTTGGCGAGCGGCTCCCCCATGCCCATGAACACGATGTTCGACAGCCGCGCCGGGCCGCCCGGGACCTCGCCGTCGCGCAGGGCGCGCATTCCGTCGACGATCTGGTGCACGATCTCCGCGGTCGACAGGTTCCGGTCGAGACCGGCCTGGCCGGTGGCGCAGAACGGGCAGTTCATCCCGCACCCGGCCTGCGACGAGATGCACATGGTGACGCGGTCGGGGTAGCGCATCAGCACCGACTCGACGAGCGTCCCGTCGTGCAGCCGCCACAGCGTCTTACGGGTGGTGTCGTCGTCGCACGAGATGTGCCGCACGACGGTCATCAGCTCCGGCAGCAGCTCACCGGCGAGCTTCTCGCGGGCGGCGGCGGGGATGTCGGTCCACTCGGCGGGGTCGTGGGCGTACCGCGCGAAGTAGTGCTGGGACAGCTGCTTGGCGCGGAACGGCTTCTCGCCGATGGCGGCGACGGCCTCCTTGCGCTCGGCGGGTGTGAGGTCGGCGAGGTGCCGCGGGGGCTTCTTGGCTCCGCGGGGCGCGACGAAAGTGAGTTCTCCGGGCTTGGGCATGGTGCTTCCAGTGTCGCAGAGATACGGCGAAGGGCTCGCCGCCCTGTGGACAACGAGCCCTTCACCGGAAGAACAGCAGGTCAACGACGGTGCGGCAGGATCAGCCGGCCCCCACGAACAGCACCAGCAGCAGCCACACCACCGGCGCCGTCGGCAGCAGCGAGTCCAGCCGGTCCATGATGCCGCCGTGCCCCGGGAGCAGCGTGCCCATGTCCTTGATGCCGAGGTCCCGCTTGATCATCGACTCGCCGAGGTCGCCCAGCGTCGCGCTGACCGCGACCGCCAGCCCCAGCAGCAGACCGTGCCACCACGTGCCGCCGTCGATGAGGAACTCCACGCACAGCGCACCCGCCACCATCGCGAACGCCACCGCCCCCAGCAGACCCTCCCGGGTCTTCCCGGGGCTGATCCGCGGCGCCAGCTTGTGCTTCCCGAACCGCCACCCGACCGCGTACGCGCCCGTGTCGCTGACGATCGTCAGCACCAGGAACGTCAGCACCCGGTACGGCCCGTCGTCCGCGGCCAGCATGAGCGCCACGAACGTCGCCAGGAACGGCACGTAGAACGCGGCGAACACACCCGCCGTGACGTCCCGCAGATAGCCCTCGGGCGGCTCGGTCATCCGCCACACCAGCACCGCCAGCGCGGTCAGCGCCATCGCCACCCAGGCGCCCTCGGCGCCCCGCACGTATCCCGCGACGACCATCGCCGCACCGCCCACGGCGAGCGGCACGAGCGGCGCCTTGATCTGCTTGCGCTCCTGCAGCCGGGACGTCAGCTCCCACAGGCCCACGACGACGGCGACGACCACGACACCGACGAACACGTCCTTCAGGACGAACAGCGACGCGAGGATCACCGCGCCGAGGCCGACGCCGACCCCTATGGCCGCCCTCAGATCACGCCCGGCCTGCTTCTTCTGCCGCTGCTGCTTGTGCTGTGAACGACCCTGCGGCTGGGCGGGCTCCGGTGGTTCCGAGGGCATGGGCTCCTGCGACATCTCGTCACGGAACAGGGGACCGCTCAGCCGAGCGGCCCCCCGGTCATGGTCGTCCTGGTCCCCGCCGGCGGGGACGTCGGGCACGATGGGCATGGGCCGAGTCTGCTGGGCGGCCTGCTCATCGTATGCGGGACCCGCCGGGGCCGCCGGAGCGAGCCCCTGGTCGGGCGGACCCCAGTATCCGCCTCGTGGCGGGGCCCCCCAGGAAGCGTCGTTCATCAGACCTCGAGCAGCTCGGCTTCCTTGTGCTTCAGCAGCTCGTCCACCTGCGCGACGTACTTCGCGGTGGTGTCGTCGAGCTCCTTCTCCGCACGGCGGCCCTCGTCCTCACCGACCTCGCCGTCCTTGACGAGCTTGTCGATGGACTCCTTGGCCTTGCGGCGGACGGAGCGGATCGAGATCTTCGCGTCCTCGCCCTTGCCCTTGGCGACCTTGATGTACTCCCGGCGGCGCTCCTCGGTGAGCTCGGGGAAGACCACCCGGATGATGTTGCCGTCGTTCGTCGGGTTGACGCCGAGGTCCGAGTCGCGGATCGCCTGCTCGATGTTGC is a window encoding:
- the rlmN gene encoding 23S rRNA (adenine(2503)-C(2))-methyltransferase RlmN, translating into MPKPGELTFVAPRGAKKPPRHLADLTPAERKEAVAAIGEKPFRAKQLSQHYFARYAHDPAEWTDIPAAAREKLAGELLPELMTVVRHISCDDDTTRKTLWRLHDGTLVESVLMRYPDRVTMCISSQAGCGMNCPFCATGQAGLDRNLSTAEIVHQIVDGMRALRDGEVPGGPARLSNIVFMGMGEPLANYNRVVGAIRRLTDPEPDGLGLSQRGITVSTVGLVPAMLRFADEGFKCRLALSLHAPDDELRDTLVPVNTRWKVREVLDAAWEYAEKSGRRVSIEYALIRDINDQAWRGDLLGRLLKGRRVHVNLIPLNPTPGSKWTASRPEDEKAFIEAIAAHGVPVTVRDTRGQEIDGACGQLAASER
- a CDS encoding ABC transporter ATP-binding protein, with translation MLQLDGVTVRFGPRTALDGVDLTVADQEIVCVLGPSGSGKSTLLRVVAGLQPADAGRVLLGGADQTGVPVHRRGVGLMFQDHQLFPQRDVAGNVAFGLRMHGVSRAERGARVAELLDLVGLPGADRRAVAALSGGEQQRVALARALAPRPRLLMLDEPLGQLDRGLRERLVTELRGLFGRLGTTVLAVTHDQGEAFALADRVVVMNEGRIAQAGTPLEVWQRPASEFVARFLGFDNVVAATVSGEAADTVWGKVPLPADTVQGPARLLVRPAGVVLGDPADGLRCTVEGRTFRGHHVAVRLRPDDPAAPPLEAECALRDAPAEGAAVGVTFTPDEVVVLG
- a CDS encoding ABC transporter permease; the encoded protein is MVLARPEVGTRPGEGGRAARGGLVRGALLLVPAAFFALFFAYPVAAIVGRGLAADGVWRFDRLGEVLSRPDILDVLWFTTWQALASTALTLLVALPGAYVFARFEFPGKQLLRAVVTVPFVLPTVVVGTAFLALLGRGGLLDGLWGVRLDTTVWAILLAHVFFNYAVVVRTVGGLWAQLDPRQEEAARVLGASRFGAWRRVTLPALAPAVAAAALMVFLFTYTSFGVVVILGGPGYRTLEAEIYRQTAQLLDLPTAAVLTLVQFAAVAGILAVHAWTVRRREATLRLVDPARTAHRPRGAGQWALLGGVLASVALLLLLPLGVLVARSLDESGGLGYYRALQSAEAGGGTFLVPPLEAVANSLQYALAATAIAVVVGGLAAAALTRRAGRLVRGFDALLMLPLGVSAVTVGFGFLIALDEPPLDLRSAWILVPLAQALVGVPFVVRTMLPVLRAVDVRLREAAAVLGASPLRAWREVDLPMVRRALLIAAGFAFAVSLGEFGATVFIARADRPTLPVAVARLLGRPGALNYGQAMALSTILMVVCAVALLLLERVRRADRTGEF
- a CDS encoding phosphatidate cytidylyltransferase — translated: MNDASWGAPPRGGYWGPPDQGLAPAAPAGPAYDEQAAQQTRPMPIVPDVPAGGDQDDHDRGAARLSGPLFRDEMSQEPMPSEPPEPAQPQGRSQHKQQRQKKQAGRDLRAAIGVGVGLGAVILASLFVLKDVFVGVVVVAVVVGLWELTSRLQERKQIKAPLVPLAVGGAAMVVAGYVRGAEGAWVAMALTALAVLVWRMTEPPEGYLRDVTAGVFAAFYVPFLATFVALMLAADDGPYRVLTFLVLTIVSDTGAYAVGWRFGKHKLAPRISPGKTREGLLGAVAFAMVAGALCVEFLIDGGTWWHGLLLGLAVAVSATLGDLGESMIKRDLGIKDMGTLLPGHGGIMDRLDSLLPTAPVVWLLLVLFVGAG
- a CDS encoding thiamine ABC transporter substrate-binding protein is translated as MSTTKKITVGAVAAALGVTTLTACGDDSGGGSGGAKPKTVTLVSHDSFNASGAVLKEFTKQTGYTVKVLKSGDAGEAVNKAVLTKGAPQGDVFFGVDNTLLSRALDNDLFEPYEAKGLDRVREPFQLDKGKHRVTPVDFGDICVNYDKKYFADKKLAPPQTFEDLAKPAYRDLLVVENPERSSPGLGFLLGTAAAYGDTGWQDYWKRLKANGVKVVDSWEIAYNQEFSGSSGGKKAKADRPLVVSYASSPPAEVLYGEPQPKTAPTGVSTGTCFRQIEFAGLLKGAKNPDGGKALLDFLIGKTFQEDMPLNMFVHPVAKDARLPELFTQHGVVIDKPQTMAPEKIAENRDQWIQSWSSLVLK
- the frr gene encoding ribosome recycling factor encodes the protein MIEETLLEAEEKMEKAVLVAKEDFAAIRTGRAHPAMFNKIVADYYGAVTPINQLASFSVPEPRMAVVTPFDKSALRNIEQAIRDSDLGVNPTNDGNIIRVVFPELTEERRREYIKVAKGKGEDAKISIRSVRRKAKESIDKLVKDGEVGEDEGRRAEKELDDTTAKYVAQVDELLKHKEAELLEV